The Thermococcus celericrescens sequence AGGAGGTGCATGAAAGATGGACCCGATAGTTTACGTATCCCTTGGTGCGGCCCTTGCGGCCGGTCTCGCCGGAGCCGCTTCGGCCTTCGGTGTTGGTATAGCAGGTGCAGCAGCGGCAGGAGTCGTCGCCGAGGATGAGAAGAACTTCAAGAACGCCCTCATCCTTGAGGGTCTTCCAATGACCCAGAGTATATACGGCCTCATTACCCTGTTCCTCATCCTGATGGTCTCGGGAATCCTCGGTGGCGGCTTCAAGTTCACCGACCCGACCAACATGGACAACATCGTTAAGAGTGCCATACTCCTCGGTGCCGGTCTCGTGGTTGGTCTCACCGGCCTCTCGGCCATCCCGCAGGGTATCATCGCCAGCGCCGGTATCGGTGCCGTCGCCAAGAACCCGAAGACCTTCACCCAGGGAATCATCTTCGCCGCTATGGCCGAGACCATGGCCATCTTCGGTCTCGTCGGTGCCCTGATCATGATAGTTACCGGAGTCGGCTTCTGACTCCGCCAACTTTCTTTAATTCCAAGGAGGAAGGAGAATGGAAGGGGCAGAGCTGATCATTCAGGAGATAAACAGGGAAGCGGAGCAGAAGATACAGTACATCCTCAAGCAGGCCCAGGAAGAGGCAGAGAAGATCAAGGCCGAGGCGAGAAAGAGGGCCGAGGCGAGGGCCGACTGGATACTCAGGAAGGCCAAGACCCAGGCCGAGATAGAGAGGCAGCGCATAGTGGCCAACGCCAGGCTCGAGGTCAGGAAGAAGCGCCTTCAGGTTCAGGAGGAGCTCATCCAGGAGGTCATTACCGCGCTTCGTGAGAGGCTTGCGGAGCTTCCCGACGAGGAATACTTCCCGATGCTCGTTGACCTTGCGGTTCAGGCGGTTGGGGAGCTCGGTTCCGAGAGCGTCGTCGTTCGCTCCAACGAGAGGACTCTGAAGCTCCTCTCAGAGAGGGCCGATGAGTTCAGAAAAGCCCTCGGCGAGAGGCTCGGCAGGGAGATCGAGGTGAGCCTTGGGGAGCCGGTCGGCACCATAGGCGGCCTCGTCGTTGAGACCCCCGACGGCGCCGTCAGGGTTAACAACACCTTCGAGGCCAGGATAGAGAGGTTTGAAGGCGAGCTCAGGGCGGAAATAGCCAAGGCTCTATTCGGGTGAGGGCGATGGAACCAGGAGCGGTGAGCGGAATACTGGACACTACCCTTGCAGTGGTGTTCACGTGGGTGGGATACAAAACGGCCAGAATAATCTGGAAATACACCCCCTACTCTTACCCCAACGCCAGGATAAGGG is a genomic window containing:
- a CDS encoding V-type ATP synthase subunit K (produces ATP from ADP in the presence of a proton gradient across the membrane; the K subunit is a nonenzymatic component which binds the dimeric form by interacting with the G and E subunits), with product MDPIVYVSLGAALAAGLAGAASAFGVGIAGAAAAGVVAEDEKNFKNALILEGLPMTQSIYGLITLFLILMVSGILGGGFKFTDPTNMDNIVKSAILLGAGLVVGLTGLSAIPQGIIASAGIGAVAKNPKTFTQGIIFAAMAETMAIFGLVGALIMIVTGVGF
- a CDS encoding V-type ATP synthase subunit E → MEGAELIIQEINREAEQKIQYILKQAQEEAEKIKAEARKRAEARADWILRKAKTQAEIERQRIVANARLEVRKKRLQVQEELIQEVITALRERLAELPDEEYFPMLVDLAVQAVGELGSESVVVRSNERTLKLLSERADEFRKALGERLGREIEVSLGEPVGTIGGLVVETPDGAVRVNNTFEARIERFEGELRAEIAKALFG